The sequence TAGAGGTTAATGATAATGGTGTTGGTATAAAGAAGATTAATTTTGAGAACATTTGTGCTCGTCATGCTAcatcaaaaataaaagattttAATGATATACATAGTTCTTTAAATACTTTGGGTTTTCGAGGGGAAGCATTAAATTCATTATGTATGTTAAGTAATGTTAATATAACAACGaagaatgaagaaaatgatcatgcttatttattaaaatttgatAAACTTGGTAGACTTTATCATGAGGAGCCAATAGCTAGATTAAGAGGAACAACAGTGAGTTGTgagaatatttttcataacatACCAATAAGAAAGAAAGattttataaagaatataaaaacacaGGTATccgatttattattattaatgcaACAATATgctataatatatcataatataaaatttgttatatataatattgttacATCAAAAGGATgtacaaaaaatatgaactTGTTAATTACTAATGGTACTGatagtattaaaaaaaatttctatTCTATATATGGTAAAAGAAATATTGGTAATTTAATTGAATTTAATATTGATGGTAATGAATGGAATATTAGAGGTTATATAAGTGATAGTAATAGTGGTAGAAGAGATAAAGATTtgcaattttattatattaatagtagacctatacatatattaaaaaatgtaaataaattaattaatactatatataGAGAATTTAATAGTAGATTATATCCTAtcattatttgtaatattttatccgatacaaaaaatatagatattaaTGTTACTCCTGACAAAAGAGAAGTCTTCTTTACATTTGAGCAAGAAATGTGTGAACACATGAAAACAGCTCTTGTCAAGTTATTTACACCTAAAACAAGTAATCTGATTGATACACAAATTgatgattattttttaaaggctaataatattttgccaaatcaaataaaaagtaatataaaaCTGGAGACACATGAACATGATGATAACCACCATCATCATAAATCCACATCTCCCTCACAAAAACACAAAGGGAATGAAAAaccaaatgataatattattaaaatggaACCTAATTATAATAACGAGGTAACACATCATGCATATGTTAAAAAAGAACTCATACACAAGGATGaccaaatatatgtaaaacaAGAAGAAATGAAAGATCAAAATAATTCTTACCATATTGAGAAAGATAACGACATTGATGCTGAACATTGTAATAGGCATGAATTTGGGGAAGAAAAGGagaatatatttacttatcATGATGATAGACagttatttaaaataaaggaagaaaaaatatataactatccaaataaatatatagaaaatgatGAATTATATAGAGACAATACAAGTAGCCTCAGTTATACCTTATCACAAAAAGATTATATACCAacagaaaataaaatgaataataatattcaaattaaaaatgatgaattaAATTCATCATCACTTTTTCAGaatgatgattataattttagtaatatatatagagcAAATCATTCGTTTACATCAACACAAGAAAGTATGCATTGTGATTTATTTGTTTCGGGTAATAAAAAGCAATATGAAAATAgcgaaaaagaaaaaaatgaaaaaaatgtagaaaataaaaagaatacagAATATACCTTTTTTAGAAATAATGAAGAACAAAAAAgtggatatattaaaaagggGGGAGAAGAATTcaatacatataatgatGAGGAAATATATTCATCAGGTCCTTTATCAATTGATAATGTGATGATGGAAAATAACAAAGAGCATTTTAgtgatatgaataataatgtgtATGAATACAAATtgaataatgatgatactAAAAATAACATTTATGAATACAAATTGAATAGTGATGATACTAAAAATAACATTTATGAATACAAATtgaataatgatgatactAAAAATAACATTTATGAATACAAATtgaataatgatgatactAAAAATAACATTTATGAATACAAATtgaataatgatgatagtaataataccATTTATGAATACAAATtgaataatgatgatagtaataataccATTTATGAATACAAATtgaataatgatgatag is a genomic window of Plasmodium falciparum 3D7 genome assembly, chromosome: 7 containing:
- a CDS encoding DNA mismatch repair protein PMS1, putative, whose amino-acid sequence is MKIKNIGEESIHNICSSQVIFTLSSVVKELVENSIDADASEIKIKLVESGIKLIEVNDNGVGIKKINFENICARHATSKIKDFNDIHSSLNTLGFRGEALNSLCMLSNVNITTKNEENDHAYLLKFDKLGRLYHEEPIARLRGTTVSCENIFHNIPIRKKDFIKNIKTQVSDLLLLMQQYAIIYHNIKFVIYNIVTSKGCTKNMNLLITNGTDSIKKNFYSIYGKRNIGNLIEFNIDGNEWNIRGYISDSNSGRRDKDLQFYYINSRPIHILKNVNKLINTIYREFNSRLYPIIICNILSDTKNIDINVTPDKREVFFTFEQEMCEHMKTALVKLFTPKTSNLIDTQIDDYFLKANNILPNQIKSNIKLETHEHDDNHHHHKSTSPSQKHKGNEKPNDNIIKMEPNYNNEVTHHAYVKKELIHKDDQIYVKQEEMKDQNNSYHIEKDNDIDAEHCNRHEFGEEKENIFTYHDDRQLFKIKEEKIYNYPNKYIENDELYRDNTSSLSYTLSQKDYIPTENKMNNNIQIKNDELNSSSLFQNDDYNFSNIYRANHSFTSTQESMHCDLFVSGNKKQYENSEKEKNEKNVENKKNTEYTFFRNNEEQKSGYIKKGGEEFNTYNDEEIYSSGPLSIDNVMMENNKEHFSDMNNNVYEYKLNNDDTKNNIYEYKLNSDDTKNNIYEYKLNNDDTKNNIYEYKLNNDDTKNNIYEYKLNNDDSNNTIYEYKLNNDDSNNTIYEYKLNNDDSNNTIYEYKLNNDDSNNTIYEYKLNNDDSNNTIYEYKLNNDDSNNTIYEYKLNNDDSNNTIYEYKLNNDDSNNTIYEYKLNNDDSNNTIYEYKLNSDDSNNTPYLNGQEKNEETEEGNDLKDCTNYSFEDLKENIKSNCIKKIPIDINMYINREELKSGFDYDQIHVINLTNSEKIKNIIFQKMKEETPINNYLCLTDDQEEKEYKNLFDGNLSLKESNNNNTNNVNNNEDINFSNIDETQKDLYFQSSLFNKLKICGQFNKGFVISKIDLLYFEKKKKKYGNEGHESECYKTHDNNSNNINCEDYDNFSNDNKHKSNYALFIIDQHAADEKSNFEKYNKIFTMKSQKLISKIHVQVSPAQVHIIQKYMSIFLQNGFEVQILEEPIHKRRKTNNNNINEPIDDEEEMLMELNVYLLSLPVFNGKILEVVDFMSLLHHLTEHPVASYNESEVSVKTTIDLNNKTDTWFNYNFPRPQKVWRILASKACRNAIMVGKALNIYEMIKIKKKLSFLKNPWNCPHGRPTIKYLINNVDIKNCFKNYYLKLYDEITNLILSQNYDAYKYLFHNHVFFLIISTKPFLGPVLKFQ